The Terriglobus roseus region CGGCAAAGCATTCAGCGAAACACAAAAGAGCGGCATGTCATCTGACATGCCGCTCCTGTTTGTACGGGCAAGTAGGTTTTAGAACAGAATTCGACCACCCACCTGAATGATGCGGTTATCACCACCCGTTCCGGTTACCTTGCCAAAGTTCGCGTTGTTCATGGTAGCCGTTGGAGTGCCAAGGTTGGTCAGGTTAAACACGTTGCGGAACTCACCGCGCAGCTGAAAGCGCAGCTCGTGATAGATGCTGAAGTCGCGGAACAGCGATGCATCCACGTTCCGATACCCCGGTGCATCAAGCGTGTACGGACGCGTATTGCCAAGCAGATTCAACGGCCCAAGTCCTGGGCAGCCACTGGTACCGGTGATGCAATACGCACTCGTATCAAACCACTGGTTCATCGCGGTCACACGCGATCCATTGTTTGGCAACACACGCTCAACCTTGCCCGGAACCACGCTGGGACGGTTATTTCCGTTGCCCGAGTTGTAGTTATCCGTGCCCGTGGTCACAGTAAATGGCTGGCCGCTATTCGCCGTCCAGATGGCGGTAATCTTCCATCCATTCAGTGCATTCCGAACGAAGAAGTTATAGCTGCTGAAGTAATCCGGCTCCCACACAAACGACGCCGTCATCATATGGCGACGATCCTGATCCGAACGCTGCCGATACTCTAGCTGCGGATAGTTCGCGTCCAGAAACACGCCATTCGTACTTCCCGTGCTGTCCAGGAAGTTCGACTGCAGCGTCTTGCTCCACGAGTAGTAACCGCGAGCACTGATGTGCTTTACGATTCGCTGCTCGACCGATACCTGCAAACCGTTGTAATTCGAGTTCTGATTCGAACGGATGATCCACACATTGCTGTAGATCGGGTTCGCCGCAGAAGCTCCATACATGGCATTTAGAGGACGGCGGTTATTCACTGTTCCACTGGTATTGGCATAAGCGCATGTAAGTGCCGTATTCGTGCAGCTTGCACCACTACCACCCGTCGAATTGATATTGAACACCGGCCCGTTAATGTCGTTGTAGATGGGCGACTTGCGGTTATACGAACCCACAAAGTTGATCGACACCGCAGTGTTGCGCAGCAACTGGTGCTGCACGCCGAAGTTCACCTGCATGGCATACGGCCAGCGGAAGTTCGGATCGAACGCCACCACCTGGTTCAGTGGCAGGAACGTAGCCGTCTTGGTCGCGTAATTGAACACCAGGCCCGGATATGGATTCGTGCCTGACGGGAATTCTGTCGGATCGTTCTGATACGGATGCGTCAGCGAATTCACCTTCGCATAGCCGCTGTTACGCACGGCATACGGAGCATAGTTCGATGGATACTCCCACATGTTGCCGGAGATACCGCCGAAGAACAGACCCGCCGCTCCATGGAAAACCGTCTTGCCGTTGCCCATCGGATCGTAGGCAAATCCAACACGCGGCGACACATGGTTCATCGGCGAGAACACGCCGCCCTTCGGCACTCCCGGATCGCCTGGGAACAACATGCCAACAGGAGCAAGGTTCGATCCTGGTTTGCCCAGAATGCTCGCATTAAATGCATGCGACTGCACTCCAGGCGTGAAGTTCGTCTGCATCCTCTGCGGATCGGTCGGTGCCTGCTGGAAGTCATACCGGACGCCAAGGTTCAATGTCAGGTTCGGAAGGATCTTCCAGTCATCCTGCGCAAACAAACCGTAGCTATACCAGCTGGCGTTCGCATACAGTGGGGTGTCTTGGCCCATGCTTGCTGGGATACCCGCCATGAAATCAGACGTTGCATTGCCCGTCCGTTGGCCAATAGCCGTGCTGAAAGTGAAGGTTCCGTAGTTATTCAACAATGTCTGTTGGAAGTCCTTCTCCAGCCCCGCTTCACCACCCAGATAGAGTGAGTGCTTGCCAAGCGTTGTGCTGAATACATCACGAAGGCCATACACATTCGCGCCAGCCTTAGGTCCGGTAATAGCTTGTGCAAGAGTAAAGGGCATCACACCCCCTACCGAGATATTCGGGCGAGACGGTGTTCCCACTACGCCCAGGTCGGAGCCGAAGGCGGCCAGCGTGGAGGCGGGATTTGCTGTACGGCCACCGTACTGTCTTGTGTATGTAACCCAGAACTGATTGATTGATCGATTGCTGATCGTCCACGTATCCGCAATGCTGGCATTCTGCTGTTTGTTCTTATAGTCCGAATAGGTCCACTGCTGCGTGAAGGAATTATTATTCGTAGCGCCAGAGGTTACATTGGGCGAGATACGAACTCTGTAGTTCAGCAGAAAGTAAGAAAGTGTAAGGCGATGTGATTTAGATATTTGGTGGTCTGTCTTGCCAAGGTATTCCTCATTCTGCTCAGGAAGAGGAGCACGTGTCCTGTAAATATATGGCGTATCACCAAACGCAGCGGGCTGTCTGGGACCAAGATTCGCCTTGAGCCACTTCACAATATTGACAGCGGTGGGATCGACAGCTGGCAGCCTATTGCCCGCGTAGGGCGTCGAAGTCGTCGATGCGGCACCAGTCGTAGGCGAATAAATCGTCGGACGGCATACAAGGAAGTGAACTGCAGTATTCGCGGCAGTGGTTGGGTTAGACGTGCAGCTTGCCTGCTCCCCTGACGTGGGCAGGTTTTCGGAGAAGTCGCCGGCCATTTGGGCATCGCTTGGCAATGCACCCATAAAGTTTCCGCTCTGGATAAAGCGGAATCCGCCAAAGCTCGCAAAGAAGAAATCCTTATCCTTACGAATGGGTCCGCCGAGCGTAGCGCCGAAACGATGCTGGTTATATGCATTTTTTACGCTTGAGTTATGCGCGTTCGCATTGAAGTTACGATCGCGGAAGAATTCGAATACGGAGCCATGGAACTTGTTCGTACCACTCTTGGTCACGATGCTGACCACGGCTGAAGAATAACGACCCAACTGCGCGCTGTAGTTATTGGTGACCACATTGAACTGGTTCACCGCATCTGGATTCGGCACTTGGTTACCGGTATTACGCAGGCCCGTCATATTCAACGTGCCATCCAGGTAATACGAAGTCTGACCCACAATGCTATCCGGCGCGCCGTTCACAATCACGTGCAGTTCCTGGTAGCCCAGGTTGTTCACCGTCTGCACGTTCTGAACACCCGGCACCAACTGCAGCAGACGAGTCACATCACGGTTGACCAGCGGAAGGTTATCAATCTCGCGATTCTCCACCGTGTTTCCCAGCGTAGAGTTCGCCAGATTCACAAGCGGTGTGTCCGCTGTCACTTCCACTGTCTCTGCGCCGCCGCCCGCCGTAACGGTCAGCTTCAGTTCAGCAGACTCAAGCACGCTCAGGGTTACGCCAGTCTGTTCCAGCGTCTTGAAACCTGGAGCATTGACGACAACCTTGTACGAACCTACCGGAAGGAATTCCTGGCGGTAGCTACCGTCGGCCTTCGTCTGAAAGGTACGTGTAAAGTTCGTCTGTGTATTCGTCAGCGTGATCGACGCATTAGGAACAACGGCGCCGTCCGCATCCACCACCGTACCGGAAAGAGTCGCGGTACTGAGCTGGGCAGAAGCAGACAGCGTGCATGCCAATGACAGCACACATGCAGCAATTGGGATTCGTGACCGATTCGTCATCTGGGTATTTCCTCCGGAAGCGCTTCCCATCACGAAAGCGATTCCGAATTCGGAACCGTTTCCATTCGCGATGGTTGGACCACGGAATATAAACAGATTTTCGAAAAGCTTTGCAACAGGTTATGTGCGGAAATCTGTCACTTTGTCGCTATTTGCGGCGAAAAGGTCCACTGAAACGTTTCAGCATCGGTGAGACCTGTCCTACACGTTTCGGAAACGCTACCGATAAAGCTGTCGGTACATCTCCCGATTGCGCAGAATGCTCTGCACGTACTCGCGTGTCTCCGTATACGGAATCGACTCCACAAACTCCGGCAGGTCCTTGTAATTCCCTTCACCCACCCAGTTCCGCACCGGCACATCGCCAGCGTTATACGCTGCCAGCGCGTACTCCGGCGTGTTGTTCCACCGACCCAGCACCTCACGCAGATTCATCGTGCCCAGCTTCAGATTGGTCGACGGATTCAGAAGCATCGGCGCGGTGAACTTCTTAATCCCCGCACGCTTCGCTTCCTGCTTGCCAACGCCGGGCAGCAACTGCATCAATCCCATCGCATTCGCACGCGAGATCGCGCCCGGATTAAACTCGCTCTCCTGGCGGATCAGCGAAGCCACCAAATAAGGATCAAGCCCCTGCGCCTCTGCGCTGGCCGTCAGGTCGCTCCAATAAGGACGCGGAAACAGCAGCGTCCAATACTCAGTCGGCACTTCGCTCACTGGCAACGTATACAAACCGGAACCGCTGCGCTTCACCGCCTGCAACGCGCGCACGTTCTCGCCATAGCTGGAGTAGATCTCAGCTTCCGCCAGCGCGCCCCACTGCGACGCCGTTCCACTCGCCTGAATCTCAGGCCCGATGTATTCATTCAGCGCGGCATTCGCCAGCAGCCGTGCCTTAATCAGATGCGGATCATTCTCCGGCAACGCTGCCACCAGCGTCGGCGCCGGCGGTGTCTTCACATAACCCAACGCATCCGCAGGTGTCGTCAGCGTCTGCGTTCCCATCTGCTGCAACTGCTGCCGCGC contains the following coding sequences:
- a CDS encoding TonB-dependent receptor — translated: MTNRSRIPIAACVLSLACTLSASAQLSTATLSGTVVDADGAVVPNASITLTNTQTNFTRTFQTKADGSYRQEFLPVGSYKVVVNAPGFKTLEQTGVTLSVLESAELKLTVTAGGGAETVEVTADTPLVNLANSTLGNTVENREIDNLPLVNRDVTRLLQLVPGVQNVQTVNNLGYQELHVIVNGAPDSIVGQTSYYLDGTLNMTGLRNTGNQVPNPDAVNQFNVVTNNYSAQLGRYSSAVVSIVTKSGTNKFHGSVFEFFRDRNFNANAHNSSVKNAYNQHRFGATLGGPIRKDKDFFFASFGGFRFIQSGNFMGALPSDAQMAGDFSENLPTSGEQASCTSNPTTAANTAVHFLVCRPTIYSPTTGAASTTSTPYAGNRLPAVDPTAVNIVKWLKANLGPRQPAAFGDTPYIYRTRAPLPEQNEEYLGKTDHQISKSHRLTLSYFLLNYRVRISPNVTSGATNNNSFTQQWTYSDYKNKQQNASIADTWTISNRSINQFWVTYTRQYGGRTANPASTLAAFGSDLGVVGTPSRPNISVGGVMPFTLAQAITGPKAGANVYGLRDVFSTTLGKHSLYLGGEAGLEKDFQQTLLNNYGTFTFSTAIGQRTGNATSDFMAGIPASMGQDTPLYANASWYSYGLFAQDDWKILPNLTLNLGVRYDFQQAPTDPQRMQTNFTPGVQSHAFNASILGKPGSNLAPVGMLFPGDPGVPKGGVFSPMNHVSPRVGFAYDPMGNGKTVFHGAAGLFFGGISGNMWEYPSNYAPYAVRNSGYAKVNSLTHPYQNDPTEFPSGTNPYPGLVFNYATKTATFLPLNQVVAFDPNFRWPYAMQVNFGVQHQLLRNTAVSINFVGSYNRKSPIYNDINGPVFNINSTGGSGASCTNTALTCAYANTSGTVNNRRPLNAMYGASAANPIYSNVWIIRSNQNSNYNGLQVSVEQRIVKHISARGYYSWSKTLQSNFLDSTGSTNGVFLDANYPQLEYRQRSDQDRRHMMTASFVWEPDYFSSYNFFVRNALNGWKITAIWTANSGQPFTVTTGTDNYNSGNGNNRPSVVPGKVERVLPNNGSRVTAMNQWFDTSAYCITGTSGCPGLGPLNLLGNTRPYTLDAPGYRNVDASLFRDFSIYHELRFQLRGEFRNVFNLTNLGTPTATMNNANFGKVTGTGGDNRIIQVGGRILF